The genomic stretch GTACATCTGGTCGTTCATGGCGGGAACGACGATCACCGGCTTCCGAGTGGCGAGCACAATGCAACTCGCCAGGTCATCGGCCATGCCTGCGGCAAGACGCGCGATGAAATTGGCTGAAGCAGGAGCAATGAGGACCGCGTCGGATTCTTCCGCCAGGGACGTATGGATCACATCGTACGGGGTATCCGCGGCGAAGAACTCCCCGTAAACAGGCTGTCCAGAAACGGCCCGCAAGGTCAAAGGGGTCACAAACTCCTGGGCCCCTTTAGTAAGCACACAAGTGACCTTGGCGCCAGCTTCGCGGAGTTCCTTGATCACGTCCCCCGACTTATAAGCGGCAATACTTCCCGAAAGAATCAGAAGAAGGTTTTTACCCTTCAGTTTTTTCGGATTTTTTACCGCGGGTCTTGGGTTCTTCATAGCGAACTTTTCCGCCTGCGATTTCCTGCAGAGCAATCACGGCAACCTTTTTGGAATCCGAAGCGACCAGTGTCTGTGCACCCTGGGTCAATTCGTTGGCGCGCTGTGCCGCCGCAAGTACGAGTTTATAAAAGCTGGGCTTTTCGTTCGTGACCAGCTTTTCAAGAGGAACGTATGGCATGATTTTCAGTTCTCCTTTCCTTTTTTTTTTGGGATACAAACCCTTCGATCTCTAAAACAGTCTGCTCCAAATTTTTATTCATGACGGTAAAGTCATAAAGACGAGCATCTTTGATCTCTTCCTGGGCTGCGGTGATGCGCCGTTCGATCTCCTCGAGGCTGTCGGTCTTCCGCCCTTCGAGCCTGTCCCGCAAAACCTTGATCGACGGAGGCAGCACGAAAATCGTGCAAAGCGGAACTCTTCCCTCCAGAACTTTTTTGATTTTGCGCATGCCCTGAACATCGATGGCCAGGACAAGCGTCTTTCCCTTTTTCAGGGAGTCGGTGATAAATTGTTTCGGCGTCCCATAGAAATAATCAAAAACCTTCGCCGATTCCAGAAGCTCCCCCCGCTCTTCCATGCCTTTAAAGGCTGCGGAGTCGACAAAAAAATAATCTTCGTCTTTCTTTTCGCCGGTACGGGGCGGGCGCGTCGTTGCCGAGATTGACCGGGACCAATCGGGATGCCTTTTGAGCAGGCGGTCAACGATCGTCGTCTTCCCGCATCCGGATGGGGCCGAAAGGATGATAAGGATGCCCTGCTGT from Verrucomicrobiia bacterium encodes the following:
- a CDS encoding flavoprotein, coding for MKNPRPAVKNPKKLKGKNLLLILSGSIAAYKSGDVIKELREAGAKVTCVLTKGAQEFVTPLTLRAVSGQPVYGEFFAADTPYDVIHTSLAEESDAVLIAPASANFIARLAAGMADDLASCIVLATRKPVIVVPAMNDQMYYHTLTQKNLATLREVGYEIVDPIQGDLVCGRTAMGHISDTKAILEVVARCAGKK
- the rpoZ gene encoding DNA-directed RNA polymerase subunit omega, which translates into the protein MPYVPLEKLVTNEKPSFYKLVLAAAQRANELTQGAQTLVASDSKKVAVIALQEIAGGKVRYEEPKTRGKKSEKTEG
- the gmk gene encoding guanylate kinase, which encodes MSKAKGSEQQGILIILSAPSGCGKTTIVDRLLKRHPDWSRSISATTRPPRTGEKKDEDYFFVDSAAFKGMEERGELLESAKVFDYFYGTPKQFITDSLKKGKTLVLAIDVQGMRKIKKVLEGRVPLCTIFVLPPSIKVLRDRLEGRKTDSLEEIERRITAAQEEIKDARLYDFTVMNKNLEQTVLEIEGFVSQKKKERRTENHAIRSS